One Nematostella vectensis chromosome 10, jaNemVect1.1, whole genome shotgun sequence genomic window carries:
- the LOC116604681 gene encoding uncharacterized protein LOC116604681 produces the protein MLNQGRLVRSPEKWYDPKMEQKTKEGLGYFFLAVAVAGILIILLMIYFCIKDKMEYKRRERERRVRFNLNNNKTYLIERKEKNSPPAKKRRKRWRRWNRVSPLSRIRDNWVRAGLTGLNALEIIQERPRMEEEEGRGAWAGVDGEREEERIETGVDGERGEERIETGVDGERGKERIETEWMG, from the coding sequence CCCAGAAAAGTGGTACGACCCCAAGATGGAACAAAAAACTAAAGAAGGATTGGGCTACTTCTTTCTAGCGGTGGCTGTTGCAGGAATACTAATTATTCTTCTTATGATATATTTCTGCATTAAGGATAAAATGGAGTATAAAAGACGAGAGAGGGAAAGACGAGTTAGGTTCAATTTAAATAATAACAAGACATATCTGAtagagagaaaagaaaaaaacagccCGCCAGCGAAGAAAAGACGCAAACGCTGGAGACGATGGAACAGAGTGTCTCCGCTTTCTCGCATAAGAGACAACTGGGTCAGAGCCGGCCTCACCGGTCTCAACGCACTTGAGATCATTCAAGAGAGGCCAAGAATGGAAGAAGAGGAGGGAAGAGGGGCTTGGGCAGGAGTGGACGGGGAGAGAGAAGAGGAAAGGATTGAGACGGGAGTAGACGGGGAAAGAGGAGAGGAAAGGATTGAGACGGGAGTGGACGGGGAAAGAGGAAAGGAAAGGATTGAGACGGAGTGGATGGGGTAA
- the LOC116604666 gene encoding protein Aeq5-like2 — translation MLVNARAIRQSIGIVVAQCRRDLESNRTLDYHTRMRTSLILVAMVMVSVLLPYTYGSSCDSFCTEQANKCLTGCEGFMGCMECTNFAGHCREQCRKRSVKRRKEIRAQFTKEPTEES, via the exons ATGCTCGTTAACGCACGAGCGATACGACAGAGTATCGGGATCGTAGTGGCTCAGTGCCGTCGGGACTTGGAGTCAAACCGTACCCTTGATTATCACACTAGG ATGAGGACTTCATTAATTCTTGTTGCCATGGTGATGGTGAGTGTTCTGCTCCCGTACACCTACGGCTCATCATGTGACTCCTTCTGTACCGAGCAAGCGAACAAGTGTCTGACGGGCTGTGAGGGCTTCATGGGGTGTATGGAGTGCACGAACTTCGCCGGCCACTGTCGGGAGCAATGTCGAAAGAGATCCGTCAAGAGACGCAAGGAGATTCGAGCGCAATTTACAAAAGAACCCACAGAAGAATCTTAA